From a single Drosophila sulfurigaster albostrigata strain 15112-1811.04 chromosome 3, ASM2355843v2, whole genome shotgun sequence genomic region:
- the LOC133841410 gene encoding uncharacterized protein LOC133841410: MSRKSIREVQQSFAESLGFGNETIWDLLSNEQSKILKKKIRILIPDPEKNDKQCAVFARIRQTLFDAVWEQRKYTNRQSLTSIFYVLVATDETDEDDAINSTKWSCHPVFRARRCVSDINGRSVDCCLIYVDENGRVYQNWESYVTSNQLPEGIMVTPPRGVYNLTLRGEVILQSMPTPASSTESKVLGALDITLAVGGLGAAAVPIAGLALTVAAPVMLVAGAVGLAAAGYSTARAGAQLVDRSQHEQSINVTDRTARGQWLSVVAGAVGLGAAGATSAVTVATNAGREVGAIAQLTVNSMNISSIMISATGLTSGVIDLILKHQDGDDISTMDALQLSASLFLFTHSVYNFKLASTIINDTANNRIGSYRESLSNQQRRTIDKVVKETIRTKGVSTANMDIIRNVNEMPSRQQFNRDFNRNGIRPSFAANGQGVELNNQVFTNMAELCIQDNIEPDILRQVTNPMPESFEVSAASGNNICLVGNNGGRVFTGSSGMTESTANYAPENTRNYADGVRILRLSSLVINNVAIELSQFGDGIFTRIISAESFENALLMLADNLNDNVMQFVLNLTETFMHIFWDELNDLLKFYIPAESVLYRIGTHILDNYRYLTIDHLQLFTREILVAVSYYFTSLNPNNFPGLLTKCKVCNHFYNICDV, encoded by the exons ATGAGTAGAAAAAGTATTCGTGAAGTACAACAATCCTTTGCAGAATCTCTTGGATTTGGTAATGAGACCATCTGGGACCT TTTGTCAAATGAGCAAtccaaaatattgaaaaaaaagatCCGCATCCTTATTCCTGATCCTGaaaaaaatgacaaacaaTGTGCAGTATTTGCCAGAATACGACAAACTTTATTCGATGCAGTTTGGGAACAAC GGAAATACACAAATCGCCAGTCGTTAACATCGATCTTTTATGTGCTGGTTGCCACCGATGAGACGGATGAAGATGATGCTATAAATTCCACAAAATGGTCTTGTCATCCGGTTTTTCGTGCACGTCGCTGCGTTT CTGATATCAATGGACGCAGCGTCGATTGCTGCCTGATTTATGTGGACGAAAATGGGCGTGTCTATCAGAATTGGGAGTCCTATGTGACCAGCAATCAGCTGCCCGAAGGCATTATGGTGACACCTCCTCGAGGCGTCTACAATCTTACATTGCGAGGCGAAGTCATCTTGCAATCCATGCCAACGCCGGCATCTTCAACGGAAAGCAAGGTACTTGGTGCACTCGACATTACCTTGGCAGTGGGTGGCTtgggagcagcagctgtgccCATAGCTGGACTAGCGCTCACAGTCGCTGCACCCGTTATGTTGGTAGCTGGCGCTGTTGGTTTAGCAGCTGCTGGCTATTCGACAGCACGAGCTGGCGCTCAGCTTGTGGATCGCAGTCAGCACGAGCAGTCAATCAATGTGACAGATCGCACGGCACGTGGTCAATGGCTGAGTGTGGTGGCAGGTGCTGTTGGCCTTGGGGCTGCAGGTGCCACAAGTGCGGTGACAGTGGCCACAAATGCTGGCCGAGAAGTGGGCGCC ATTGCTCAATTGACGGTCAACAGCATGAACATTTCATCCATTATGATATCAGCCACGGGCTTGACGAGTGGCGTCATAGATTTAATACTT AAACATCAGGATGGCGACGATATATCCACCATGGATGCTCTACAGTTGTCTGCCTCGCTCTTCCTCTTCACGCACAGCGTCTACAATTTTAAACTGGCTTCGACTATCATCAATGATACGGCCAACAATCGAATTGGCTCGTATCGTGAATCGCTAAGCAATCAACAGAG ACGTACGATTGACAAGGTGGTCAAGGAGACGATCCGAACAAAAGGCGTTTCTACGGCCAACATGGACATTATACGGAATGTGAACGAGATGCCATCGCGACAGCAGTTCAACAGAGATTTCAATCGCAATGGCATACGCCCCTCATTCGCAGCAAATGGCCAAGGTGTTGAGCTAAATAATCAAGTGTTCACAAATATGGCGGAGTTGTGTATACAGGATAATATTGAACCCGATATCCTTCGTCAAGTGACAAATCCCATGCCCGAGTCATTTGAGGTCTCCGCAGCCAGTGGGAATAACATCTGTCTTGTTGGCAATAACGGTGGTCGAGTTTTCACTGGATCCTCGGGAATGACAGAGTCAACCGCAAATTATGCGCCGGAGAACACAAGAAATTATGCTGACGGCGTACGCATTTTGAGACTCAGCAGTCTGGTGATTAATAATGTTGCAATTGAACTCTCTCAGTTCGGAGATGGTATTTTCACACGGATTATCAGTGCCGAGAGTTTTGAGAACGCTTTGCTAAtgttggccgacaatctgaaTGATAATGTGATGCAATTTGTGCTCAATTTGACGGAgacatttatgcatattttttggGATGAACTCAACGATTTGCTAAAGTTTTACATACCGGCAGAGTCGGTGCTATATAGGATTGGTACTCATATATTGGATAACTATCGTTATTTAACGATAGACCATTTACAGCTTTTTACTAGAGAAATCCTTGTGGCCGTTAGTTATTATTTCACTTCACTAAATCCAAACAATTTCCCAGGATTGCTAACCAAGTGCAAGGTGTGCAATCATTTCTATAACATTTGCGACGTGTAA
- the LOC133845308 gene encoding ninjurin-A-like isoform X1: MNDLKHITLQMDKLDADKSLAKSQGIHNEAIDDIDGRGLRVPRAVPETDDDENDDRPYTNGINVGVDDGLLADDEERSGSRGGSNVPVPGGGAKSPVPNGGRRPSLPYPGYSGNGFVNIDGVDTPVPDLNAYQHKKTLAQGMMDLALLSANANQLRYVLETNSQHPYFYPSLLFISVSIIFQIAVGVGLIWNGRYNIKKEEDICRANRINNYTVIGIFIVTVVNVLISAFGVAERAPVVPVPTTN; the protein is encoded by the exons atgAACGATCTAAAGCATATTACACTTCAAATGGATAAACTGGACGCTGATAAATCGCTAGCAAAAAGTCAA GGTATTCACAACGAAGCCATTGATGACATCGATGGACGTGGACTTCGTGTACCTCGAGCAG TTCCTGAAACTGATGACGATGAAAATGACGATCGTCCCTATACGAACGGCATTAATGTTGGTGTCGACGATGGTCTTCTAGCCGATGATGAGGAGCGAAGTGGCAGTCGGGGTGGAAGTAATGTTCCTGTTCCTGGAGGTGGTGCAAAATCTCCCGTGCCGAATGGTGGCCGTCGTCCAAGTCTTCCATATCCCGGCTATAGTGGTAACGGGTTCGTAAACATCGATGGCGTAGATACTCCGGTACCGGATTTAAATGCATACCAGCATAAGAAGACACTGGCTCAGGGTATGATGGACTTGGCGCTGCTCTCGGCGAATGCGAATCAATTGCGTTATGTGCTGGAGACCAATTCGCAGCATCCATATTTTTATCCCAGTTTATTGTTCATTTCGGTGAGCATCATATTCCAG atTGCCGTCGGCGTCGGACTTATATGGAATGGCAGATACAATATCAAGAAAGAGGAAGATATCTGTCGTGCGAACAGAATTAATAATTACACAGTCATTGGCATTTTCATTGTAACCGTTGTCAATGTGTTAATCTCAGCTTTTGGCGTTGCGGAACGAGCACCCGTTGTTCCTGTACCAACAACTAATTGA
- the LOC133841417 gene encoding ninjurin-A-like isoform X4 has translation MSKIFRKKGKRKGADKSQANDKTADLLVDKEEQGIFKGGATSPDLNNKTADLLVDKEKQEKYPDLNVYQSRKTLAQGMMDLALLSANANQLRHVLETETKSAYFFISLSLISLSIIFQIGVGVGLIWNYRYDIKKEEDISRANRINNYTVIGIFIVTVVNVIIPSFFVSDSPGPQNGTTTTRQ, from the exons atgagTAAAATATTTCGTAAAAAGGGTAAAAGAAAGGGCGCTGATAAATCGCAAGCTAATGACAAAACTGCTGATCTTCTGGTCGATAAAGAGGAGCAAGGCATCTTTAAAGGTGGTGCAACATCTCCcgatttaaataacaaaactgcTGATCTTCTGGTCGATAAAGAGAAGCAAGAAAAATATCCCGATTTAAATGTATACCAGAGTAGGAAGACACTGGCACAGGGTATGATGGACTTGGCGCTGCTCTCGGCGAATGCGAATCAACTGCGTCATGTGCTGGAGACCGAAACCAAGtctgcatatttttttatcagtTTATCTTTAATTTCGTTGAGCATCATATTCCAG ATTGGCGTCGGCGTCGGACTTATATGGAATTACAGATACGATATCAAAAAAGAGGAGGATATCTCTCGTGCGAACAGAATTAATAATTACACAGTCATTGGCATTTTCATTGTAACCGTTGTCAATGTGATAATCccatctttttttgtttcggaTTCCCCAGGACCCCAGaatggaacaacaacaacgagacaATAG
- the LOC133841409 gene encoding uncharacterized protein LOC133841409 — protein sequence MSSKSIREVQQSFAESLGFGNETIWDLLSNRQSEILKKKIRTLIPDPEKKDKQCAVFARIRQTLFDAVWEQRKYTNRQSLTSIFYVLVATDETNHNRAMNSTNWSCHPVFRARRCVSDINGRCNNSVDCCMIYVDENGRVYQNWESYLDNNELPEGIMVAPRRGVYNLTSNGSVILQSRQTPAAGAARQVLGALDTASAVGGLGATAVPVIGLMCTVAAPIVLTASIVGLACAGYSTIRAGAQLVDRSQHEQSINVTDRTARGQWLGVVGGVVGLGASGATTAATAATNAGRRVGTVAQWTVNGMNISSIAMSATGISNGIIDLLLKHDDGDDISALDVLQLSASLFLFTHSLYNFQLASSIIDDTSNERIGSYRKTLSNRQRRMFDKMVKETTRIKGVRQANVDIIRNVNDIPSRQQFNDLYKINTKLKERDIIPSFAAKGKGVLLNGQVITNAADLRANVQHNIGPDIIARVTNPKPETFQGSRTSGNNAAFRSSRFLNGPIRMRQRKTNGENDCCEGLHPTCELAAEAVLVLPELCDEKSGESIISEESYNTLLLLSDKFDDDTMHFVLQLTATFLKRYRDGLHEKLQFYISSESVLYRIGTHILDKYRSFTVEKLEMIEHKIMDAIYEYFISLNPNNYRGKLNRCDVCKNFYKICEL from the exons ATGAGTAGTAAAAGTATCCGTGAAGTACAACAATCCTTTGCCGAATCGCTTGGATTTGGTAATGAGACCATCTGGGATCT TTTGTCAAATAGACAATccgaaatattgaaaaaaaagatTCGCACCCTTATTCCTGATCCtgaaaaaaaagacaaacaatGTGCAGTTTTTGCCAGAATACGTCAAACTTTATTCGATGCAGTTTGGGAACAAC GAAAATACACAAATCGCCAGTCGTTAACATCGATCTTTTATGTGCTGGTTGCCACCGATGAGACGAATCACAATAGAGCTATGAATTCCACAAATTGGTCTTGTCATCCTGTTTTTCGTGCACGTCGCTGCGTTT CCGATATCAATGGAcgctgcaacaacagcgtcGATTGCTGCATGATTTATGTGGATGAGAATGGTCGCGTCTATCAAAATTGGGAGTCCTACTTGGATAACAATGAGTTGCCCGAAGGGATTATGGTGGCACCTCGACGAGGTGTCTACAATCTCACATCGAATGGCAGTGTCATATTGCAATCCAGGCAAACGCCAGCAGCGGGAGCAGCTCGCCAAGTACTTGGCGCCCTAGACACGGCTTCGGCAGTGGGTGGCTTAGGAGCAACAGCTGTGCCCGTCATTGGTCTGATGTGCACAGTCGCTGCCCCAATTGTGCTTACAGCTTCAATTGTTGGTCTTGCTTGTGCTGGCTATTCGACGATACGAGCTGGTGCTCAGCTTGTCGATCGCAGCCAGCACGAACAGTCGATTAATGTGACAGATCGCACGGCACGCGGTCAATGGCTGGGCGTGGTGGGCGGTGTTGTTGGTCTTGGGGCATCAGGAGCCACAACAGCGGCGACTGCGGCCACAAATGCCGGTAGACGAGTGGGAACA GTTGCTCAGTGGACTGTCAACGGCATGAACATTTCATCCATTGCGATGTCTGCTACGGGCATATCGAATGGCATCATCGATTTATTACTG AAAcacgacgatggcgacgacATATCCGCCTTGGATGTGTTACAGTTGTCTGCTTCTCTTTTTCTGTTCACGCACAGTCTCTACAATTTCCAGCTGGCATCGAGCATCATCGATGACACGTCCAACGAACGTATAGGATCGTATCGCAAGACTCTAAGCAATCGACAGAG ACGGATGTTCGACAAGATGGTGAAGGAGACGACTCGCATAAAGGGCGTTCGTCAGGCCAACGTGGACATTATACGCAATGTGAACGATATACCGTCGCGTCAGCAGTTCAATGATCTGTACAAGATCAACACCAAATTGAAAGAACGTGACATTATTCCATCGTTTGCAGCCAAAGGCAAGGGAGTTCTACTCAATGGCCAAGTGATCACAAATGCAGCAGACTTGCGTGCCAACGTACAGCATAATATCGGACCCGATATCATCGCCCGGGTGACGAATCCCAAACCGGAAACTTTTCAAGGTTCTCGGACAAGTGGCAATAACGCTGCATTTCGAAGCAGTCGTTTTTTAAATGGACCCATACGCATGAGACAACGAAAAACGAACGGGGAAAACGATTGTTGCGAAGGTCTGCATCCAACATGCGAATTGGCAGCAGAAGCTGTCTTAGTTTTACCCGAACTCTGTGACGAAAAGTCTGGCGAGAGTATAATTAGTGAGGAAAGCTACAATACACTGTTGCTATTGTCCGATAAATTCGACGATGATACAATGCACTTTGTTCTCCAGTTGACAGCTACATTCCTTAAGAGATATAGAGATGGTCTACATGAGAAGCTTCAGTTTTATATATCTTCAGAGTCAGTGCTTTATAGGATTGGTACTCATATACTGGACAAGTATCGCTCGTTCACTGTAGAAAAACTGGAAATGATCGAGCACAAAATAATGGATGCCATCTATGAATACTTCATATCATTAAATCCCAACAATTATCGGGGTAAATTAAATAGGTGTGATGTCTGcaaaaatttctataaaatttgCGAATtgtga
- the LOC133845312 gene encoding NADH dehydrogenase [ubiquinone] 1 alpha subcomplex subunit 5, with protein MAKIIKASTGLTGLAVATNPHHTLSALYGKILRAVAKMPQDASYRKNTEQLVKQRADAVAKNKDIGALEKAVGCGQVEELIVQAENELILARKMLGWKPWEKLVQPVPAKQWDWPPAQIMEPRV; from the exons ATGGCTAAGATAATTAAAGCA TCCACAGGATTAACTGGTCTGGCGGTGGCCACCAATCCACACCACACACTAAGCGCGCTGTATGGCAAGATTCTGCGTGCCGTTGCCAAAATGCCACAAGATGCCAGCTACCGTAAAAACACCGAGCAGCTGGTCAAGCAGCGTGCTGATGCTGTGGCCAAG AATAAGGACATTGGCGCCTTGGAGAAGGCTGTGGGCTGCGGCCAAGTGGAGGAACTGATTGTCCAGGCTGAGAATGAATTGATACTGGCGCGCAAAATGCTCGGCTGGAAGCCATGGGAGAAACTGGTGCAGCCTGTGCCAGCCAAGCAATGGGATTGGCCACCAGCACAAATCATGGAGCCCCGAGTCTAA
- the LOC133845308 gene encoding ninjurin-A-like isoform X2, with protein sequence MNDLKHITLQMDKLDADKSLAKSQGIHNEAIDDIDGRGLRVPRAADDEERSGSRGGSNVPVPGGGAKSPVPNGGRRPSLPYPGYSGNGFVNIDGVDTPVPDLNAYQHKKTLAQGMMDLALLSANANQLRYVLETNSQHPYFYPSLLFISVSIIFQIAVGVGLIWNGRYNIKKEEDICRANRINNYTVIGIFIVTVVNVLISAFGVAERAPVVPVPTTN encoded by the exons atgAACGATCTAAAGCATATTACACTTCAAATGGATAAACTGGACGCTGATAAATCGCTAGCAAAAAGTCAA GGTATTCACAACGAAGCCATTGATGACATCGATGGACGTGGACTTCGTGTACCTCGAGCAG CCGATGATGAGGAGCGAAGTGGCAGTCGGGGTGGAAGTAATGTTCCTGTTCCTGGAGGTGGTGCAAAATCTCCCGTGCCGAATGGTGGCCGTCGTCCAAGTCTTCCATATCCCGGCTATAGTGGTAACGGGTTCGTAAACATCGATGGCGTAGATACTCCGGTACCGGATTTAAATGCATACCAGCATAAGAAGACACTGGCTCAGGGTATGATGGACTTGGCGCTGCTCTCGGCGAATGCGAATCAATTGCGTTATGTGCTGGAGACCAATTCGCAGCATCCATATTTTTATCCCAGTTTATTGTTCATTTCGGTGAGCATCATATTCCAG atTGCCGTCGGCGTCGGACTTATATGGAATGGCAGATACAATATCAAGAAAGAGGAAGATATCTGTCGTGCGAACAGAATTAATAATTACACAGTCATTGGCATTTTCATTGTAACCGTTGTCAATGTGTTAATCTCAGCTTTTGGCGTTGCGGAACGAGCACCCGTTGTTCCTGTACCAACAACTAATTGA